In Kitasatospora gansuensis, a genomic segment contains:
- a CDS encoding NAD(P)/FAD-dependent oxidoreductase, which translates to MNQLTPEGGAPIRILIVGGGCAGTATALRLQQLLKAQLRDGRVQITLVEPQPYLTYQPLLAEVAAGSIDPRHVVVPLRRVLPHCRVLTARVTGIEHAARLVRVDGASRGERPEPAELPYDILVVAPGSVSRTAPVPGLAEHGLGFATVGEAVSLRNHVLEQLDLASTTRDPALRQAALTFVFVGAGYAGVGALAELEDMARYATKGYHNVAADDLRWVLVEATDRILPEESPDLAAHTLAELRDRSVDVRLSTRLESATDRLMCLSDGSRFAARTLVWTAGVRPAPLLRDTDLPLDRVGRVRCLPTLQAIGPDGAALPDVWSAGDCAAVPDPAAGAGAYCAPNAQHALAQATLLAENLAAVLDAREPAPYLPDRLSCSTSLGLGRGVAHTRRGQLTGRRAWWLHRARHLRRLPSTDRRIRVLTGWLLGGLFSREVVSLGTVEHPRSEFEAGFRQ; encoded by the coding sequence GTGAACCAGCTCACACCGGAAGGAGGCGCCCCCATCAGGATCCTGATCGTCGGCGGCGGCTGTGCCGGAACCGCCACCGCACTCCGCCTCCAGCAGCTGCTCAAGGCCCAACTCCGGGACGGCCGGGTGCAGATCACCCTGGTCGAACCGCAGCCGTACCTGACCTACCAGCCCCTGCTGGCCGAGGTCGCGGCCGGCTCGATCGATCCCAGACACGTGGTGGTCCCGCTGCGCCGGGTGCTGCCGCACTGCCGGGTGCTGACCGCCCGGGTCACCGGGATCGAACACGCCGCCCGTCTGGTCCGGGTGGACGGCGCGAGCCGGGGCGAGCGACCCGAACCGGCCGAACTCCCGTACGACATCCTGGTGGTGGCGCCCGGCTCGGTCTCCAGGACGGCCCCCGTGCCCGGCCTCGCCGAACACGGCCTCGGTTTCGCCACCGTCGGCGAGGCGGTCAGCCTGCGCAACCACGTGCTGGAACAGCTCGACCTGGCCTCCACCACCCGGGACCCGGCCCTCCGGCAGGCCGCGCTGACCTTCGTCTTCGTCGGCGCCGGGTACGCGGGCGTCGGCGCGCTCGCCGAGCTGGAGGACATGGCCAGGTACGCCACCAAGGGCTACCACAACGTGGCGGCCGACGACCTGCGGTGGGTGCTGGTCGAGGCCACCGACCGGATCCTGCCCGAGGAGTCGCCGGACCTCGCCGCGCACACCCTGGCCGAGCTCCGCGACCGCAGCGTCGACGTCCGGCTCTCCACCAGGCTGGAGTCGGCCACCGATCGGCTGATGTGCCTCTCCGACGGCAGCCGGTTCGCCGCCCGCACCCTGGTCTGGACGGCCGGCGTCCGGCCCGCACCGCTGCTCCGCGACACCGACCTGCCGCTCGACCGGGTCGGCCGGGTCCGCTGCCTGCCCACCCTGCAGGCGATCGGCCCGGACGGCGCCGCACTGCCGGACGTCTGGTCCGCCGGGGACTGCGCGGCGGTCCCCGACCCGGCGGCGGGCGCCGGGGCGTACTGCGCGCCGAACGCCCAGCACGCCCTGGCCCAGGCCACCCTGCTGGCCGAGAACCTGGCCGCCGTACTCGACGCACGGGAACCCGCCCCGTACCTGCCGGACCGGCTGAGCTGCTCCACCTCGCTCGGTCTCGGCCGCGGCGTCGCGCACACCCGGCGCGGCCAGCTCACCGGCCGCCGGGCCTGGTGGCTGCACCGGGCCCGCCACCTGCGGCGACTGCCCAGCACCGACCGGCGGATCAGGGTGCTGACCGGCTGGCTGCTGGGCGGCCTGTTCAGCCGGGAGGTGGTCTCGCTCGGGACGGTCGAGCACCCGCGCTCGGAGTTCGAGGCGGGGTTCCGCCAGTGA
- a CDS encoding TetR/AcrR family transcriptional regulator, with amino-acid sequence MTDQDQLLGLPVPSSAGEGPVGHGVVPEQRGPLQRESYGAPGAVAPAAAPAASADEPGGTARLRVDARRNLESVLRAARQVFGELGYGAPMEEVARRAGVGVGTVYRRFPSKEVLVQRIAAEEVAWLTAQAKESLYGGAGPWESLAGYLSRAVGSGAGRLLPPSAFRYADELATFRDAADVPQVQVPVQRGSEPVWDSDPRQLLHLLAALVARAAAAGELRPGVTVSDVVLVLTAAVPVHARPVRAEGDESQPQDTPGERLLHILLNGLRAR; translated from the coding sequence ATGACGGATCAGGATCAACTACTGGGACTGCCCGTGCCATCGTCGGCGGGCGAGGGCCCGGTCGGCCATGGCGTGGTGCCGGAACAGCGCGGCCCGCTCCAGCGCGAGTCGTACGGTGCTCCCGGGGCGGTCGCCCCGGCGGCTGCGCCGGCGGCCTCGGCGGACGAGCCGGGCGGCACCGCGCGCCTGCGGGTGGACGCCCGGCGGAACCTGGAGAGCGTGCTGCGGGCGGCCCGACAGGTGTTCGGTGAACTCGGCTACGGCGCCCCGATGGAGGAGGTCGCCCGGCGGGCCGGGGTCGGGGTCGGCACGGTCTACCGGCGCTTCCCGAGCAAGGAGGTCCTGGTCCAGCGGATCGCCGCCGAGGAGGTCGCCTGGCTGACGGCCCAGGCGAAGGAGTCGCTGTACGGCGGCGCCGGACCGTGGGAGTCGCTGGCCGGCTACCTCTCCCGGGCGGTCGGCTCCGGCGCCGGACGGCTGCTGCCGCCCTCGGCGTTCCGGTACGCGGACGAGCTGGCCACCTTCCGGGACGCGGCGGACGTACCGCAGGTGCAGGTGCCGGTGCAGCGGGGCTCCGAACCGGTCTGGGACTCGGATCCGCGTCAGTTACTGCACCTGCTGGCCGCGTTGGTCGCTCGGGCGGCGGCTGCGGGTGAACTGCGGCCGGGGGTGACGGTGTCGGATGTGGTGTTGGTGCTGACGGCGGCGGTGCCGGTGCACGCGCGGCCCGTCCGGGCCGAGGGCGACGAGAGTCAACCTCAGGACACCCCGGGCGAGCGGTTGTTGCACATCCTGCTGAACGGCCTCCGCGCGCGCTAG
- a CDS encoding sigma-70 family RNA polymerase sigma factor — protein MSAEEQNEHGYGLGAPGQVPDQAAAPSRESLTGRVPGQAAAGHGGVTPEAFVGAEGEPPARPLVPAPADPVDGERPPSDAELTAKVRAGDDTAYEEIYRRHADSVRRYARTCCRDSFTAEDLAGEVFARTLQALRAGKGPEFAVRAYLLTAVRNVAAAWARSERREQLVDDFSTFAQTSAATIDLDLADPGADAWAMAMADQRMVMQAYAELPEDDRVVLWHTEVERESPKTVAVMLGKTANATAVQAHRARDRLAAAFLQAHVSGSQERDCEAYANRLGAYARGSLRKRASAEVGRHVQECDRCTAAYLELTEINTGLRAILPGGVLLWVGAGYFTVAAAAVGAGAVGAGALAGAGAASSGSSSGGGGAVAGQGLGTAAKAGIAAGIAVAAAAVAAYALTGAPEPKPPVAAPAVSAPAAPKPAPAPPTPTPTPEPAPEPAPEPEPSPTPTPEPTPPPKPAPTPTPTPAPEPPAEPTPEPTPTPTPPVIELPPVPTPPPVPTPTPTLPTPPVPPMLPTDFWADVLPFSRNGTHRDPPSGPTIRRGGDPVWQRSDLWVGGSGYRHGLSVNTPSAVTIDLNRTCTAFQAKAGLDDFGIRVGTVRFRVEGGDGQVLWSSGRVGPGDRAVPVRADLTGQRSIRLVVTPDEGGWGLINLADWADARVTCV, from the coding sequence TTGAGCGCCGAGGAGCAGAACGAGCACGGCTACGGTCTCGGTGCGCCCGGCCAGGTGCCGGACCAGGCGGCTGCGCCGAGCCGTGAGTCGCTGACCGGCCGGGTGCCGGGCCAGGCTGCGGCCGGGCACGGCGGGGTGACCCCGGAGGCGTTCGTCGGTGCCGAGGGTGAGCCGCCCGCCCGGCCGCTGGTGCCGGCGCCCGCCGATCCGGTGGACGGTGAACGGCCGCCCTCCGATGCCGAGTTGACGGCCAAGGTGCGGGCAGGTGACGACACCGCGTACGAGGAGATCTACCGGCGGCACGCGGATTCGGTGCGCCGCTACGCCCGGACCTGCTGCCGGGACAGCTTCACCGCCGAGGACCTGGCGGGCGAGGTGTTCGCCCGTACCCTGCAGGCGCTGCGGGCGGGCAAGGGGCCCGAGTTCGCGGTCCGCGCGTACCTGCTGACCGCGGTGCGGAACGTCGCCGCCGCCTGGGCCAGGAGCGAGCGGCGCGAGCAACTGGTGGACGACTTCAGCACGTTCGCGCAGACCTCGGCCGCCACCATCGACCTCGACCTGGCCGATCCCGGGGCGGATGCCTGGGCGATGGCGATGGCCGACCAGCGGATGGTCATGCAGGCGTACGCCGAACTCCCCGAGGACGACCGGGTGGTGCTCTGGCACACCGAGGTCGAGCGGGAGTCGCCGAAGACCGTGGCGGTGATGCTCGGCAAGACCGCCAACGCGACGGCGGTGCAGGCGCACCGGGCCCGCGACCGGCTGGCCGCCGCCTTCCTGCAGGCCCATGTGTCGGGCAGTCAGGAGCGCGACTGCGAGGCGTACGCCAACCGGCTCGGCGCCTACGCCCGCGGTTCGCTGCGCAAGCGGGCCTCGGCGGAGGTCGGGCGGCACGTCCAGGAGTGCGACCGCTGCACGGCGGCCTACCTGGAGCTGACCGAGATCAACACCGGGCTGCGGGCGATCCTGCCCGGCGGGGTGCTGCTCTGGGTCGGTGCCGGGTACTTCACAGTGGCCGCGGCGGCCGTCGGTGCGGGTGCGGTCGGCGCCGGTGCGCTGGCCGGGGCCGGTGCCGCGTCGTCCGGTTCCTCCTCCGGCGGGGGCGGGGCGGTGGCCGGGCAGGGTCTGGGCACCGCGGCGAAGGCCGGGATCGCGGCCGGGATCGCGGTGGCCGCCGCCGCTGTGGCCGCGTACGCGCTGACCGGGGCTCCTGAGCCGAAGCCGCCGGTGGCGGCTCCGGCGGTGTCCGCCCCGGCGGCGCCCAAGCCCGCCCCGGCTCCGCCGACGCCCACCCCGACGCCGGAGCCCGCGCCGGAGCCCGCGCCGGAGCCCGAACCGTCCCCCACGCCGACGCCGGAGCCCACTCCCCCGCCGAAGCCCGCACCGACGCCCACGCCGACCCCGGCCCCCGAGCCTCCGGCCGAGCCGACGCCGGAGCCCACTCCGACGCCGACCCCGCCGGTGATCGAGCTGCCCCCGGTCCCGACACCGCCGCCGGTGCCGACCCCGACGCCCACGCTCCCGACGCCGCCGGTGCCCCCGATGCTGCCGACCGACTTCTGGGCCGACGTGCTGCCGTTCAGCCGGAACGGCACGCACCGTGACCCGCCGTCCGGCCCCACCATCAGGCGCGGCGGGGACCCGGTCTGGCAGCGCTCCGACCTGTGGGTCGGCGGCAGCGGCTACCGGCACGGGCTGAGCGTCAACACCCCGTCCGCCGTGACCATCGACCTGAACCGGACCTGCACGGCCTTCCAGGCGAAGGCCGGGCTGGACGACTTCGGGATCCGGGTCGGCACCGTCCGGTTCCGGGTCGAGGGCGGGGACGGCCAGGTGCTCTGGAGTTCGGGCCGGGTCGGCCCCGGCGACCGCGCGGTGCCGGTCCGGGCGGACCTGACCGGCCAGCGTTCGATCCGACTGGTCGTCACCCCGGACGAGGGCGGCTGGGGCCTGATCAACCTGGCCGACTGGGCGGACGCCCGGGTCACCTGCGTCTGA